In Ruania zhangjianzhongii, the following proteins share a genomic window:
- a CDS encoding hydroxymethylglutaryl-CoA reductase, protein MNQSETPATEIPTRWVGPLRVSGNAVEGDVSVPLATYETPLWPSVGRGARVSQKVDGGIRAVLVDERMTRSVLFTTDGAASAHRAATEIRARFAELAEVVTGSSRFARLLEAHPEIVGNLLFVRFAFSTGDASGHNMATAAAESLMERILSWNLDLEYGSISGNYCSDKKATAVNGVLGRGRNVVAEILIPHDVVRTTLRSDAQRITDLVVRKNLVGSTIAGALRSANAHYANMLLAFYLATGQDAANIVEGSQGITYAEVREEGLYFSCTVPHLIVGTVGNGKHLPHVEYALERLGCRQGREPGENARRLAALMAATVLCGELSLLAAQTNPGELMTAHRRLERNEVAR, encoded by the coding sequence GTGAACCAGTCCGAGACTCCCGCCACCGAGATCCCGACCCGGTGGGTCGGACCGCTGCGGGTGAGCGGGAACGCCGTCGAGGGGGACGTGTCCGTACCGCTCGCCACCTACGAGACCCCGCTGTGGCCCTCGGTCGGTCGCGGCGCCCGGGTCTCGCAGAAGGTCGACGGCGGCATCCGTGCCGTGCTGGTCGACGAACGGATGACCCGGTCGGTGCTGTTCACCACGGACGGCGCCGCCAGCGCGCACCGGGCCGCCACCGAGATCCGGGCCCGGTTCGCCGAGCTGGCCGAGGTGGTCACCGGCAGCAGCCGATTCGCGCGGCTGCTGGAAGCCCATCCGGAGATCGTCGGGAACCTGCTGTTCGTGCGGTTCGCCTTCTCCACCGGGGACGCCTCCGGGCACAATATGGCCACAGCCGCAGCAGAGTCCCTGATGGAACGGATCCTGTCCTGGAACCTCGACCTGGAGTACGGGTCGATCTCCGGGAACTACTGCTCGGACAAGAAGGCGACGGCGGTCAACGGGGTGCTCGGCCGGGGTCGCAACGTGGTCGCGGAGATCCTCATCCCACATGATGTGGTGCGCACCACGCTGCGCTCGGACGCGCAGCGGATCACCGACCTGGTGGTGCGCAAGAACCTGGTCGGGTCCACGATCGCCGGGGCGCTGCGTTCGGCGAACGCGCACTACGCGAACATGCTGCTGGCGTTCTACCTGGCCACCGGCCAGGACGCCGCGAACATCGTGGAGGGGTCGCAGGGGATCACCTATGCGGAGGTTCGCGAGGAGGGCCTGTACTTCTCCTGCACTGTGCCGCACCTGATCGTCGGGACGGTGGGCAACGGCAAGCACCTGCCCCATGTGGAATATGCTCTGGAGCGGCTCGGTTGCAGACAGGGGCGGGAGCCAGGTGAGAATGCGCGTCGACTCGCGGCACTGATGGCGGCCACCGTCCTGTGCGGGGAGCTGTCGCTGCTCGCCGCCCAGACCAATCCCGGAGAGCTCATGACGGCGCACCGGCGCCTCGAGCGGAATGAAGTAGCGCGCTGA